The Eubacterium maltosivorans genome includes the window TTACCCTGGAATCGGGTACCCAGCGCCTGGATCTTTTTCGACAAATTTGAGGATTCCATGAAGCCGAGGACAACCTTCAGCATGATATAATTGGGCACATCCTCCAGAACCACCCGGGATTCCTGAATGGCGAAAAGCTTGTTGATCCGCTTTGTCATGGACACAAAGTGTACGGAGCGGTGATTGTACAGGCTGCCGTTATAGACGAGCACATCGGGCTGGATGTCGTAGAGCTTATAGGAAAAAATCGGCCCGGTCCGGTAAAAACCAGCGGTGGAATCATCCCAGATAATGGGAATGTTAAACTTGGCGAGCAGATCCAGGACCGGCTCCAGCAGGTCTTTTTTTGCGATGGAGGCGTCGCTTGTGATAATGGGGTTGATGATACAGCCCGCCAGCGCGCTCCGGTGCTTTTTAAGAATAAGCTTGATGGTTTTGAGCTCCGGAAAGACCGTATTTTTGATACCGTCGATGTTGACCTTTGGGTCGTCGGCGATGAGCTCCTCGAATGAATAAATCTGTCCGGCAAACTCTTCAGGGAAAAGCCCGGGGAGTTTTTCAAGACAGAGAAATTCCGTCTTGCCGCGTTTGGAGGACAATGCCTTGAGCAGACGCGGGTAAGGATTCTCAGAGCTAAAATAGGTTACGGCCAGCTTTTTAGGCAAGTGCGGCTTAAGCTGCGCGTCCAGGTCACTCAGCAGAGACGCCAGATCCACAGGTTTATTCTCCCGTTGGTAGTCTTTAACCATGGCGTTAATATCCCGGTTAATGGTGGGGTTATTATAACCGCAGCTCCAGAGCAGACTGTCTGTGTAAAAGCTGAGGTACATATTTTCATCGGTGTCGGTCAGAGTTTGAAGGCTTCCCTTGGAAATATCAACAATCCCGTCGAAGGAATCCGTCAATTCCGCATTAAACATTTTTTTGGTTTCGTTTTTGCTCATGTTTACCTCCCTCTAAATAGAACTAACCTTATTTTCCCTTAAAACTAAGAAAATGACAAGTGATTTTAATAAATTCCGGAATAACCTGAAATAAAAAAGCGGCGTCCTTAAAAGAACGTCGCTTTTCTTAAGAATTAAATTATTTGGTCGCATCAACAGCGTTTAACGCGTCGTTAATGGAACGAACCATTGCTTCCGGGTCAATGCCGTGGGCAAGACATCCCTGTTCAATATTTTCAAAACGGGCAGCCATGCAGCCAAAGCAATGCATTCCGTATGCCTGGAAAACCGGCACAGAATCAGGATATTTTTCAACGGCTTCTAAGATGCCCATATCTTTTGTTACTTTATCCATATTGTTCACCTCCAAATGGTTATTATAATCATACTATACCCCTATTATATAGTTTGAAAAAGATTTTGGCAAGAGTATAAAGAAAAAAGAAAGCCAATTACTTGAAAAAAATAAGAGGCCGTTGTATAATAGACATGATAGGGGAATTTTCTATAAAGGGGTGTATAATGTGATAACCGACAAAGTAGTGGTACAAAACCGTGCTGGACTCCACGCAAAGCCAGCATCCTTATTTGTACAAACGGCCAATAAGTTCAAGAGCGAAATTTACATCAGTAAAGGCTCAACACGTGTAAACGCTAAAAGCATTATGGGTGTAATGATTTTAGCTGTTCAAAAGGGCGATGAGATCGTAATCGAAGCCTCGGGCGATGATGAAAAGCTCGCGGTCGAAAAGTTAATAGAACTCATTAATAATAAATTCGGTCTGCCCGATGAATCTTAACAAAATGTAAACTAAGAAAAGTATGGATGGGTTCATTCATACTTTTCTTTTGTTAACGCGGCGTTACCGCGCTTTTTTACGATCTTATGACAACAAAGGAGTTTTTATGCGCAAAATACTGATCGCCATTTCCTTTTTTACCCGCTTTCCCATAAAGCTGAAGGATGTGAGCGAGGAAGAATTTTATGATTCAATGATTTTTATGCCGCTCGTGGGCCTTCTGGTTGGAGCGATCCTGTTCGCGGTCTCCTGGGTGTTATCCTATATTCATGTCATCCAGCTGCAGGCCCTCTTTACCATGATCGTCTATATCTGGATTACCGGCGGTCTGCATCTCGACGGCTTTGCCGATACGGTGGACGCCCTGTTCTCAGCCAGAGACCATAAGAAAATGATGGAGATCATGAAGGACAGCCGCCTGGGTTCTTTTGGGGCCATTGGCCTGATCCTGCTATTTCTGACCATCTGGTCCTGCTATACGGTCATTCTGCCGGAAAACCTGCTGATTCTGATCCTCATGCCTGTTATCGGGCGCTACTGCGCCATACAAACCTGCTGCTTCTCAACCTACGCTGAGGGCGGCGGCGGACTGGGGCGCCGGATTGTCGAGATGACCAAGCCCTGGCATGTGGTGCTCTATCTGGTGCTGATCCTGCCCTTTGCCTGGTTTGCCATTGGGCCGGTGGCCTTCTTTGCAGCGCTGGGAACCATGGTCATCGATTTAGGGCTCATGTTTTATTTACAGCGTAAAATCGGCGGCATCACCGGCGATACCATCGGCCTGACCATCGAGCTGACCCAGACCATTTTTCTGGTGGTTCTGGCGGTTATTCAGGCGAATTGGATGCTTCTGGCAGCGTGATGACCATGAAAAATCAATGTTTACCGACCAACCGGCAGGAAATGTGTGACCGTGGCTGGCAAGAGGTTGACTTTGTCCTGGTCACAGGGGACGGCTATGTGGATCACCCCTCCTTTGGGGCGGCGGTGATCTCCCGGGTGCTGGAAAGCCATGGCTACCGGGTGGGCATTATCGCCCAGCCCGACTGGCACAGCGCCGGGGCCTTTGAGGTCTTTGGCCGCCCGCGCCTCGGCTTTATGGTGACAGCCGGGAACCTTGATTCCATGGTCAGCCACTATACCGTCAATAAAAAGAGGCGGAAAAAAGATGTGTATACGCCGGGAGGCGCTGCCTGCCGGCGGCCAGACCGGGCCACCATTGTCTACTGCGGCAAAATACGGGAGACCTATAAGGATGTTCCGCTGATTATCGGCGGGATCGAAGCCAGCCTGCGGCGTTTTGCTCATTACGACTACTGGCAGAACAAGGTGCGGCGCTCGATTCTCTTTGACAGCCGGGCCGATCTTCTGGTCTACGGCATGGGCGAAAAGGCCATTGTCGAGATTGCGGACAGCCTTAATGCCGGCATTCCGGTATCCGAATTAAACTACATTAAAGGTACAGCCTGTATCATTAAAGAAATGCTTTCGGATTGTGTGGAATTGCCGGGCTGCGAAGCGGTGACCGAGGATAAAAAGGCTTATGCCGAAGCGGCAAAAGTCATTCATGGGAGCAATGATCCTTTTAACCCAAGGCCATTTATCCAGGCGACCGGCAACCGGTACCTGTGCCAGAATCCGCCGCAGATGCCGCTGACCGAGGCAGAGATGGATGAAATCTACGGGCTGCCCTATACTTTCCGCCAGTGCGAAAGCTCGCTGGGGGACGGTGTAATTCCAGGAATCGAGGAAATAAAATTCAGTATTACAGCCAACAGGGGCTGTTTTGGAAATTGTCATTTCTGTGCCCTTGCCATTCATCAGGGGCGGTATATCCAAAAGCGGAGCAAGGC containing:
- a CDS encoding YgiQ family radical SAM protein produces the protein MKNQCLPTNRQEMCDRGWQEVDFVLVTGDGYVDHPSFGAAVISRVLESHGYRVGIIAQPDWHSAGAFEVFGRPRLGFMVTAGNLDSMVSHYTVNKKRRKKDVYTPGGAACRRPDRATIVYCGKIRETYKDVPLIIGGIEASLRRFAHYDYWQNKVRRSILFDSRADLLVYGMGEKAIVEIADSLNAGIPVSELNYIKGTACIIKEMLSDCVELPGCEAVTEDKKAYAEAAKVIHGSNDPFNPRPFIQATGNRYLCQNPPQMPLTEAEMDEIYGLPYTFRQCESSLGDGVIPGIEEIKFSITANRGCFGNCHFCALAIHQGRYIQKRSKASIVAEAKRMIKDPDFKGYIHDIGGPTANFRNPACEKQKTKGVCRHRECLFPKPCENLDTDESEYLEVLRAVRQLPGVKKVFVRSGIRYDFLLKDKNKSFFKELVKYHVSGQLRVAPEHVAGSVLRSMGKPDFSVYERFHREFVQYDKQFKTNQFVVPYFITGHPGCTLSDAITLSEYIRDHGAVPEQVQDFYPTPGSIATAMYYTGYNPFTMESMHIPKDREKLMQRALIQYNRPENYKLVHEALIKAGRRDLIGSHKGALIPEKPRGAKMAKGKAPEKKPGTRGKNKRKNGGKNGNGKKTDRIN
- a CDS encoding DUF1858 domain-containing protein, whose translation is MDKVTKDMGILEAVEKYPDSVPVFQAYGMHCFGCMAARFENIEQGCLAHGIDPEAMVRSINDALNAVDATK
- a CDS encoding HPr family phosphocarrier protein, yielding MITDKVVVQNRAGLHAKPASLFVQTANKFKSEIYISKGSTRVNAKSIMGVMILAVQKGDEIVIEASGDDEKLAVEKLIELINNKFGLPDES
- the cobS gene encoding adenosylcobinamide-GDP ribazoletransferase, giving the protein MRKILIAISFFTRFPIKLKDVSEEEFYDSMIFMPLVGLLVGAILFAVSWVLSYIHVIQLQALFTMIVYIWITGGLHLDGFADTVDALFSARDHKKMMEIMKDSRLGSFGAIGLILLFLTIWSCYTVILPENLLILILMPVIGRYCAIQTCCFSTYAEGGGGLGRRIVEMTKPWHVVLYLVLILPFAWFAIGPVAFFAALGTMVIDLGLMFYLQRKIGGITGDTIGLTIELTQTIFLVVLAVIQANWMLLAA
- a CDS encoding aminotransferase class III-fold pyridoxal phosphate-dependent enzyme; this translates as MSKNETKKMFNAELTDSFDGIVDISKGSLQTLTDTDENMYLSFYTDSLLWSCGYNNPTINRDINAMVKDYQRENKPVDLASLLSDLDAQLKPHLPKKLAVTYFSSENPYPRLLKALSSKRGKTEFLCLEKLPGLFPEEFAGQIYSFEELIADDPKVNIDGIKNTVFPELKTIKLILKKHRSALAGCIINPIITSDASIAKKDLLEPVLDLLAKFNIPIIWDDSTAGFYRTGPIFSYKLYDIQPDVLVYNGSLYNHRSVHFVSMTKRINKLFAIQESRVVLEDVPNYIMLKVVLGFMESSNLSKKIQALGTRFQGKLRALEANCGRKFSIKGKGLILFIDFKKESVADSFVQFMKEKGILVKKFAAVPQFVMIYPPLIITEKNIDEIVENFKRFFNQPA